ATCAACCGGATCGACCCGGCCGAGGGCATCCAGCTGCCAGGCTGGGACGCCAGCTACCAGCCCGAAGCCTTGCAGGCCTTGCTGGCCCAATACCGCAACATTGGCGAAGAACAACTGTGGGCCAACCTGGCCTGGTTCCTGGAACGCGTGATTCCGGTGGCAGAAGCGGCCGGCATCAAGATGGCCATCCACCCGGACGATCCGCCCCGCCCCATCTTTGGCCTGCCACGCATTGTCAAAAACCGGGAAGACCTGCAACGGCTGCTGCAGATTGTGGATCGCCCCGCCAACGGGCTGACGCTTTGTTCCGGCTCGCTGGGGGCTGATTGCCACAACGATATCGCGGCCATGGTGCGTGAGTTCGCCGGGCGCGGGCGCATCCACTTTGCGCATATGCGCAATGTCCGCCACAACGAGGCTGGCGATTTTCATGAAACCAGTCACCGTTCTGCCGATGGCTCGCTGGATATGGCAGACATCATGCGAGCGTATTTTGATGCCGGCTTTGAGGGCTATATCCGCCCCGACCATGGCCGCATGATCTGGGGCGAAACCGGCAAGCCCGGCTACGGCTTGTATGACCGGGCGCTGGGGGCGGTGTATCTCAACGGTTTGTGGGAAGGCATTGCCCGGGAAGCTGCCGCGCAAAAAGGGGGTGCCCAATGAGCGCCGCCCAACAAAATGCCCTGCCCTTTCTGCCCGCCGATCTGGCCGGCCAGGTCGCGGTCGTGACCGGTGCCGGTGGCGTGCTGTGCAGCGAGCTGGCTGGCGCGCTGGCCCGTGCCGGCATGAAAGTCGCCCTGCTCGACCTTGACCCCGCGGCGGCAGAAGCGGTCGCCGCCCGCCTGCGTGAGGCCGGGTGCGAGGCCATGGGCATTGGCGCGGACGTCTTGCAGCGGGATTCGCTGGAACACGCCGCAGCACAGATTGCCGCCACCCTCGGCCCCTGCACGCTGCTGCTCAACGGCGCGGGGGGCAATCATCCCAAGGGCACCACCAGCAAGGAATGGCTGGAGCCTGGTGATCTGGCCGACGCAAGCCTGACCAGCTTCTTTGATCTGGACCCAGCCGGGATCAGCTTTGTGTTCAACCTCAATTTCCTGGGTACCTTGTTGCCGACCCAGGTTTTTGCCCGCCAGATGCTGCTGCCGGACGGGCGGGCACGGGCGGGGGCCAGCATCATCAATGTGTCGTCGATGAATGCGTTCTGTCCGCTGACCAAAATCCCGGCCTATAGCGCGGCCAAGGCGGCGGTCAGCAATTTCACGCAGTGGCTGGCGGTGCACTTTTGCAAAACGGGGATTCGCGTCAACGCCATTGCGCCGGGTTTTTTCCTGACGGCGCAAAACCACAAATTGTTGTTCGATGAAGCCACAGGCGACCCCACCGCGCGCGCCGGCAAGATCCTGGCGCACACGCCCATGGGCCGGTTTGGCGAAGCGACAGAACTGGCCGGTACGACCTTGTGGCTGGCCAGCCCGGCGGCGTCCGGCTTTGTGAATGGGGTCGTGATTCCGGTGGATGGCGGCTTTGCCGCGTATGCCGGCGTCTAGTTCCACCCGTCGATCCTGATTTCCTGATTTTCTGATTTACACAAGAACCGCCAGGCACCGTCCCCCGGGACGGCGCCGAGGACGGCTATACCCCACATCTACACGAACACGGCTTGCTGACCACAAAACCTGGAAAGGGGGAGTCTCATGCAAGCAGTGCAAAACAAACTGGCCCTGGCGGCAGCCTTGCTGGCCGTAACCGCAGCAACGCACGCTGTTGATGTCGATGTCCGTGGCGAATACCGCACCGGTAGCGAAGCCTGGCGATCGCGCATCAAGATCGGCAACCAATGGCAGAACAATTTCGGGGCCTCGCTGGAAGCGGGCATGTTCAACGGCAAGGGCTCGCTTAACGAGTTCAAATCCGATTTCAACGAGATCGAAGCCTGGTATCTGTACAAGACCAGCCCGGACGTGACGGTAATCCCGGGCGGCTTTCTGACCTGGAGCAGCGCCGGTTCTGCCATCAAGCCGTATCTGCGGGTGAACTGGGCCTTTGCCCCGACCTGGCGGGCTGACGTGCGCGCGCGGTATGACCACAACAATTATGACGTGGGCAGCACCTGGCAAATGCCGGCCGGCTACACCTACTACGGCCGCAACGATCAATGGCAGTTTGATTTCTGGCTGACCAAGTGGATCGGTGACAAGACCGCCGTGGAATACAACTACGCCTGGAACCGCAAGGACGATAAGCAGTTCGTCTATAACAACGGCCGCAACTGGCAGTACCTCAACAACCTGAAAGTCAGCTATTCGGTCTCGCCCGTTTTCATCCCGTATGCCGAGGTGGGTTATCTGGGCAAGGTGGCCAGCCTGGCCAATGACGACAGCGAATGGCGTTTGCGCATCGGTTCGGTGTTCCGTTTCTGATCTGCCGCCCCTGGCGGCCGGGCAAATCCGGC
This is a stretch of genomic DNA from Silvimonas iriomotensis. It encodes these proteins:
- the uxuA gene encoding mannonate dehydratase; the protein is MKMTFRWYGQSDPVKLEHIRQIPGMYGIVSAVYDVPVGEVWPVASIMALKQEIESHGLAFEVIESVPVHEDIKLGKPGREQLVANYCQTLQHLAQCGLKVVCYNFMPVFDWTRTSLEKKLEDGSTTLAFDVDAINRIDPAEGIQLPGWDASYQPEALQALLAQYRNIGEEQLWANLAWFLERVIPVAEAAGIKMAIHPDDPPRPIFGLPRIVKNREDLQRLLQIVDRPANGLTLCSGSLGADCHNDIAAMVREFAGRGRIHFAHMRNVRHNEAGDFHETSHRSADGSLDMADIMRAYFDAGFEGYIRPDHGRMIWGETGKPGYGLYDRALGAVYLNGLWEGIAREAAAQKGGAQ
- a CDS encoding SDR family oxidoreductase translates to MSAAQQNALPFLPADLAGQVAVVTGAGGVLCSELAGALARAGMKVALLDLDPAAAEAVAARLREAGCEAMGIGADVLQRDSLEHAAAQIAATLGPCTLLLNGAGGNHPKGTTSKEWLEPGDLADASLTSFFDLDPAGISFVFNLNFLGTLLPTQVFARQMLLPDGRARAGASIINVSSMNAFCPLTKIPAYSAAKAAVSNFTQWLAVHFCKTGIRVNAIAPGFFLTAQNHKLLFDEATGDPTARAGKILAHTPMGRFGEATELAGTTLWLASPAASGFVNGVVIPVDGGFAAYAGV
- a CDS encoding oligogalacturonate-specific porin KdgM family protein, producing MQAVQNKLALAAALLAVTAATHAVDVDVRGEYRTGSEAWRSRIKIGNQWQNNFGASLEAGMFNGKGSLNEFKSDFNEIEAWYLYKTSPDVTVIPGGFLTWSSAGSAIKPYLRVNWAFAPTWRADVRARYDHNNYDVGSTWQMPAGYTYYGRNDQWQFDFWLTKWIGDKTAVEYNYAWNRKDDKQFVYNNGRNWQYLNNLKVSYSVSPVFIPYAEVGYLGKVASLANDDSEWRLRIGSVFRF